Genomic segment of Sediminispirochaeta bajacaliforniensis DSM 16054:
TAAGATCGAGGGGGCTATCGATTCGGCGGTCATGATTGCACGCCTTACATTCTCTTCACTGCTTCCCACAAGGCTGGAAAAGACCTTACCGACATCCAAACGCAACAGGGGCAGTTGCCACAATGAGCTGATAGCCTTGGCGGTAAGGGACTTCCCACAGCCTGGTATTCCTATCATCAGTACACCCTTTGGCTGGGGAAGCCCAAACTCCCGGGCCTCCCTGGTAAAGGCCTTGCTCCGCTTATTGAGCCAACTCTTGAGCATGTCCAGGCCACCGATCTCCTTCATCTTTTCGCTTGCCGCATAATACTCAAGAACTCCGGATTTTCGTATGATCTGTTCTTTTTCAGAAAGGATGACAGCAATATCGAAATCCCCGGTCTGAACCAGGGATTTTGCAAAAACGTTCTCCGCCTCCTCTGCGGTAAGACCCAGGGCCGCATCGATGACCTTTTCACGGCTGATTCCATGGCCTGCCAGTTTCTTTTCTGTGCCTACCGACCGGATGATGGAATCGATGATGATACCGAGGTCTTCCCGTCCGGGAAGGCTGAAATCGACAACCGCAATCTCTTTGTCCGATTCCGGTGGAATTTTCATGATGGGAGAAAGCAACAGGGCGTTCTTCATCGTGGTCTTCAGCTCCTTGTTCACATCCCGAAGCTTGCGTACCACCACAGGATCATTCAAATAGGGATGAAAATCCTTAAGAATATAGAGGCCCTCGGCATTCGACTCGGTCAGATACTCGAGCATTTTTAAAGGTTCCCTGAGATCTGCAATGCATGAGCCGTCGTCGCACTCAAGCCCCTTGGTTATCGACCAGATAAACATGCGCTTTTTCCGTTCGGCCGCAATGCTCTTTACCGTTTCGATGACCCGCTGCTCCTCACTGGAAACAACGTAAATCAGGGGATATCGAGCCCTGACCAATACCTCTATTCGTTTTTTGCTATCCAACAATCCCGTTTCCACATCTCTCTCCTCATTCTCTCTTGATCAAAAGCCCGTTGTGATGATAGTCCCGTCTCCCAATATCCGAATCTCACGATCCATAGGAACCTCGTCTTCGCTATACAAAAGCTCCCCCAAGGCTGTCCCTCCCATCATCCTGAGTACTCGCTGATTGCCTGAACCGCACCAGGGATGACGGGTAGGTAATCCCTTTATATAGGCCCCGTCGATGAGAATATCGATACTTTTGAGAAAGCGTTCGGCGCTTGCATCCTCAAGCTGCCTCAACTCCTCCAGGGTGAAGCCTGTGTAACAAAGGACATCTTTCCCCCTTGCCTTCGCATCCTCGGCGATCAAGGCACAGGATATCGCCTGTAAAAAAGGCTCACCCCCCGAAAAAGAAATCCCCTGAATTCTGTCGAAGGGAATCCGGGCTATGAGCAAATCGATGTCATGCTCTTCTCCCCCGAAAGGGTCCCAGGAATCTTTGTTCCAGCAGCCTGAGCAGCGGCGATTGCACCCCTGGGTCCAGATGACGCTTCTTTTACCAGGCCCGTTTACCTCGGATTCCGCAAGGAAACCGTGGAGCCTAATCTTGTTCATACAGAATTCCGTACCACGGAAAAGTAAGTGGTATACCCCGACGTCGCATGAAAGGCGTGACGGGCCTCCACCACCAGGTACTCTCCGGAAAAACGTCCTCCGACCTCTTTGATGGTTATCAAATTACCGGCCTTGACGGCGTTGTTCCCTTCGCATGAACCGTTACCGGTGACATAGAAAAACGAATTATCCGTGACAGTCTCCAAGGCCAGGGCCTCCGCCTCGCTCTGGTCCTTTACCCCGGCATCGGTGGACGTCATTATCGCAGGACCGAAGTTAGCTTCGACCGCACCGCCTCCGAAACTCGTTCCTCCCACTGGATCAACATCTCCGTAGGCCGCGCTTGCAAGGAAACTTTCCCCTTTGTCGTTGTCCCAGCCGGTAATATTTACTTCGGTGACGATCGCGCTGGAATCGGTACGGGCGGAAAATTCGTTGAGGGTCTTTCCCCATTCCAGGACCACCTCCTCGTTGTCCTCCTCGTTCGCCTGTTT
This window contains:
- a CDS encoding AAA family ATPase; this encodes METGLLDSKKRIEVLVRARYPLIYVVSSEEQRVIETVKSIAAERKKRMFIWSITKGLECDDGSCIADLREPLKMLEYLTESNAEGLYILKDFHPYLNDPVVVRKLRDVNKELKTTMKNALLLSPIMKIPPESDKEIAVVDFSLPGREDLGIIIDSIIRSVGTEKKLAGHGISREKVIDAALGLTAEEAENVFAKSLVQTGDFDIAVILSEKEQIIRKSGVLEYYAASEKMKEIGGLDMLKSWLNKRSKAFTREAREFGLPQPKGVLMIGIPGCGKSLTAKAISSLWQLPLLRLDVGKVFSSLVGSSEENVRRAIMTAESIAPSILWLDELEKGFSGMGSSGMTDGGTSARVFGTFLTWLQEKTSAVFVVATSNNISQLPPELLRKGRFDEIFYIDLPNKEEREEIFSIHLAKRKRTPGDFNLLRLAERTRGYSGSEIEEIVISSLYDAFDRGSDITQDTLEQAASSMIPLSQTMQEEINTIREWAKLRARRATSGSGEEETEKTRQIEMV
- a CDS encoding 4Fe-4S single cluster domain-containing protein; the protein is MNKIRLHGFLAESEVNGPGKRSVIWTQGCNRRCSGCWNKDSWDPFGGEEHDIDLLIARIPFDRIQGISFSGGEPFLQAISCALIAEDAKARGKDVLCYTGFTLEELRQLEDASAERFLKSIDILIDGAYIKGLPTRHPWCGSGNQRVLRMMGGTALGELLYSEDEVPMDREIRILGDGTIITTGF